TTTTAGGAGATGAATTTAAAGTCTGCTCCCAAAGATTTTTGGGACAACTCCCAAAGCTAATAGGAGCTGACTTGAATAGTGGCTTTGGATTAAGGGCTTAGAAAGAATTGCACACAACATTACATAGAATAGTGACAGACACCAGAGGAAGGTCTACGTGGAGGACAAGAAGCTAGAGACTTTCtgtaagacaaaagaaaggCCAAGACTTAAGGAGGCAGAGACTAAAGAGGCTTTTGTAGTAAGATGTTGCTTCAGAGGGAGATGTTCCTGTTGAGCGATGAGTTGGCAGAGAGGAAGCATGCAGAGCAACAGAGATTGGGATAAGGGGTACAGAGACAAGCACAACGACCATCTCCGTGTGTCAGACACAATTTCGTATTTCTGTCTTGGTGGGGCACGCTGCAGTCAGAAGTGTGACCTGACTTACCCTCTCTGTGCACATTTTGCAGTGGCATTTGTACAGCTAGCCAGTTGGGCTGGGTGCCACCCTGAGAAATGCTGAAAGCCAAGGGCTTTTAGACCAAGGGCTAAAAGGCTCAGTGGGCACACGGTATAGTGGATATGCTCTCTATAGAGAAAGAAACCCATGAGAGCAGTACAAACGTCTCCCACATGCCTGCAGTGGCCTGCTCCACTGCCCAAAGCAAGGGACCAAAGCAGGTTCCTTCCGGATCAAAAAACTCCACAGTGAATCTTCTTCAGAAGGTGTTCTGCTGCCAGTTatcacagaaacagcatttgTAACCGGCAGGTGAATTGTAGGGTCACTCCAAGGCATTTTTTTACGTggttttggtgtcttttttcATGATTATGAGGCCTGTAAGGATCTCAACAAATAAGCCAGTGGAAAGAAGGCAAATGAGACCAGCATATTGtaagggcaggaaggaaggtCCAAGAAGCCTAGGGCAGAAAACCTGGAATGCTCTTTGCATTACATGGTATGGACTAGATAGGTGGGGGCTCTGCCTGTCAGTACTGCAGAGGTCCTGTCCTTGTTTGGTCTTGCAGGCAGCTTCATGTGATGGTTAAGCTGTTGCCAACAGCGGCTAACAGTCAGAAAACTCACAGTCCAGCTCAGAGTCCGTGTGCTGCTCCTGGCTCCCAGCTTTGCTGTTGCTCCCACAGCCTTTGAGCACTATCCCTTTCACCCTATAGCAACAGGGTCTGTTGTTGATCAAACCCAGCAGCTTTGCACATGgatactaagaaaaaaacagatatGAGCTCATGCAGCATGGGTGTCTGCTTCCTTACTGATCCATGTTTGATAACTCAAAGAAATCCAGCTATTAGGACCAACGCTTTTAAGCCAAAGTGAGTCTGAGACTCTCCATAGACAGGATGAACACAGACATTTTTAgcctatttcttctttctctccatgATTAAACCAAGCAACAAGAAGAGTAGGTGAGTCCCCAAAACTGAGGTCTAGAGCCCAATAGAAGCTATCCCCATCTTACAGAAATCATGGGCTTTGGTACTTCTAAGCAGGCTGAAGGTGCTGTAGGAAGAGCAATGCTGCAAAGTGACGGCTGTGAATTTGATGTCAGCAGCACTGAGAAATACAGAGGGATGTACAAACAACTACTTAAGAAGGGTATGACTACGTGTGCATATAAAAGCAAGGCTGGCTTGTTGTAGGTGAAGAGAACAGAGGCTCTGGGTTGAGGAAAACCAACTAGCAAAGAACAAGCTATTTCAAATCCATCTACTAAGAAGGCATTGCATGCCACCAGGAACACTCAAGAGAGCCTCTGTGTGGCACATGGGATGTTTCACCCTGTAGTGGCTGAATTTCATATTGAATAGCATGCTAAAAGTGCGGGAGTCACACCCAAGCTGGTTCTTCTCTATTTGAGTAAGAAAATCAGGACTGGAGTTTTCCTTGCGAACCACAGGCATCACAAGTGCCCCTTGCCTTTCAGTGCTAGGTCAGAGGGCTGCCTTCGTGCTGGGTCCTGCAGTGCTTTCGTGCTGGGTCCTGCAGTGCTTTCTGGCATCTGTTCCCCTGGGGACCTGAAGGGCAATCTACCAGTCAAGGAAAACCGACACATCTGCCACGTTGGCAAGGTCAGAGACATTTATTTAGAGGCCAGATCCAAACTAGTGTTTGGACTGCTAGGACAGTCCTGGTGCATGATAGAGGAATTGTGTAGCCTCCCCCATTAGGGTAAAAGCAGCACTTCAGCTGCCAGGTACAGCTCAAAGCTTGCAAGGGGCCTTTCCTCCCATTTCATGAGAAACCCCTGCGCGCTTGCCTCTCACCAGCCACACAGTGTCCCCAGGTTCATCGTTTTCTCCATGCCAGTCCCATCACATCCACGTAGACTgtgcagggaaggcagctgaACTCATCTATGCCAAGAGGCTCATTTGTACCTGTTGCAACCTGGGCTTGAACCGACCCAGATGCCGTAATAGTGCATTTATGGCATTCTCATCACTTGGCTTTCTGCTAGAGGCGGTttcaaggtttttcttcttgacCCTGGGATTTCATATCCTGTGCTTGCAGGTTATCCAGAGGCCTCTGGGGATGATGAGCATGTGCTGGTCAATAATAAGTGTCAGTGTGTGACAGTGACCTCAAAGTTCGTTCCCTCCAAAGAAGATCCTGGTGAAGAAGTCCTGGAAAGAAACATACGCATCCTGTAAGTGAGAGACAAGTATTACACAGAGGTGGTGAGCAGGAGATGAAGTGTTAGAGGAGTTCCCTTTCCTTTCATTGTTTCCCATGTCCTGGCATTGAACTGTTTTTCTCATGGGCTGCTTTCTATGGTATCCTGgaatatttccttttgcttcatgTTTTAGTAGCTCACACGAACCTATCTGGTGTTTGTCTCTTCAGGTACAGAAAGCATCTCCATGTTTTAAGTGGTCCAGTAGTAACTTTACAAAACAGGCTGGGGAGGTAGAGTCAATCTAATTAGTCGATCTAATCTGAAACCAAGTTGTGCCCAAGGACTTACTGGACTTAGAAAGCTGATAGCAAGCCTGCTATTTTATAGGCTGGGTAAACTAGTTAATGCCTAAACTATCAGAAACTAATTAATGCCTAAACTGTCAGAACAGGTTAATCCTATGAGGCAGATCTCAGTTCAAGAGTAGGATTTTGTCCTTATTATTCAAACAAATCTtagaggggtgtgtgtgtctcttAGAAACATGGACCAAGTTCAGGCTCAGAGCTGCAGGAGTTCTGGTAGAGCTCACAACAGGAGAAATGCTAATTAAACATCCCTGTCTGTGTCTTGCAAGTCTCTCAGGCATCTGTCAGCTccaagtttaaagaaaaaaaaagtattatcaGCACTGTCACCTTTAAAGTGGCACTTTTAGAAATTGCTGCAGTCCTCTTGTGGGCAGTTGTTGCCTTTGAGGGCACAGAGGGGCCAAGACCTGCTGTTCCTGGGCTTGGCTAGGGAGAAGGGTGGGAATGGAAACAACCTGAAGAACAAGATGAGAGCTGAGAGCTGTTCACAGCAGGGTAGTCCCCTGCTTAATGAGCAGTTTTCAGAAGAGCgattctcttccttcctttacAGAGTTCCCCTGCGGGCTCGAGAGAACATCTCTGACCCCATGTCCCCACTCAGAACCACTTTTGTCTACCGCATGACCGAACTGtgagtaattttatttactaaGTTCATTTCCTAAGACTTAAACTCCCCTGCAGCGTTGCCCACAGCTGCTCAAAAACATGCTTGAAGGCCAGTAGAGAAGATGAGGCAGGGTCACAGAGGAAAGTTTTCCCATGGACCCCAGCTTTCATACTCTGTTGCAAGCCAAGAAATTGTTATTTACGTGattaattcacattaaaaagtCTCATATTTACAGGGAATGATTCATTCTGACCCCTGTTCATCTCAAATGTcttaagcagcagcaaattACACATTGCCTGCTTAACCCTCCCCTTGCCAATAGCAGTCTGACAACACTCCAAGCATTTGGCTGGGCATCCCTGTGTAAAAGCTAGAAAGGCCACAGCACTCATCTAGCTTCATCTGCAGATAGCAAGGAAGATTTGGGTTTCACCAGGGATATCTTACAACTCTTGTAACACTTGTTCTATTCTCCATCTCTTCCAGCTGCAAAAAATGCGATCCCGTAGAAGTTGAGCTGGGTGGTGAGATTTACAAGGCCCAGCAAAGCACCTCCTGCAATGAACCTGAAACCTGCTACACCTACAACAGGGACAAGTGCTACACCACAACCTTCCCATTCTCCTACCACGGGGAGGTGAAAAAAGTTCAAGCAGTTCTGACGCCGGCATCCTGCTATGCCGATTAGCTCAATCCACTGCTGTACTAATGCCTTGTTGTGCTCAGTGTTCCTGTCAAAAAATGCATGTATAGAACCACAGTACCTGGACAACAGTGTCCAAACTATCAGCTCCCAGAGTAATGCCAGCTTGCCTCTTTGTATTGTTTACAACATCAGACTTAGTGCCATCTCCCAAGAGCAGCTCCTGGTTGTCGTAGACTCTGTTCTCAGATCCCCAGCATGTACCTGCAGCGCCATTATTGTATGCCTCAGAAGTTGCCACCATATAGACCAGATCCTCAGCAGATATAAATCAGTAATTCCCTTCAGCCAAGGGAACTACACTGATTTACAACACTGGGGAACCTGTCTTTTTGACAGTCTTCCATCGGTCTTCATCTGACCAAGGCTGCCGCAGACATCAGCAGGAATGTCCGTGTACTTCCCTCCCTGAGCAATGTAAAGCAAACCTCTGCGCAACCTTTATACAAGACCTTTTGATTACATTAGCAGGATTTGTGCCATTAGTAGAAGGCTGTTGTACAATCATATTTGAGAGAAGAGATGAGGGATGAGACTGAGAAATCCGATTTCAAAATTAGTTTACAATTGGACATTCTAGACCCTTCTAAGCACTTAGACAATTGCAAGCTTCTAGTTTTCATGCACATTTAGAGAAGATCAAAAGATGCCGCTACCCTGAAGTGTTTTTCAAAGTTGCCAGGACCTCAGCTGTGTCAGGAATAGTAAACTCTTCTAGAATGCGTTAGGTATTTCACTTTCCATGCTTATTTACTGATATTGCTGCCTTCTTCCACCCCTGCTCCCA
The Falco rusticolus isolate bFalRus1 chromosome 1, bFalRus1.pri, whole genome shotgun sequence genome window above contains:
- the JCHAIN gene encoding immunoglobulin J chain, which translates into the protein MKSSLLLCVALAVSLGFILVAGYPEASGDDEHVLVNNKCQCVTVTSKFVPSKEDPGEEVLERNIRILVPLRARENISDPMSPLRTTFVYRMTELCKKCDPVEVELGGEIYKAQQSTSCNEPETCYTYNRDKCYTTTFPFSYHGEVKKVQAVLTPASCYAD